Proteins found in one Alteromonas macleodii genomic segment:
- a CDS encoding FAD-binding and (Fe-S)-binding domain-containing protein: protein MTLPALKSDSNLAIQYRAFIENLRASEFTGDIETSYSARVAQATDNSVYYKLPQAVIYPTSNEDCQLIGQLAAKYPDVSFTPRGGGTGTNGQSLTDGIVVDIRRYLNKVIELNVEDGWVRVQTGIVKDSLNDVLRPHGLFFSPDLSTSNRATLGGMISTDASGQGSLVYGKTSDHVIALKAVLVNGEVIETTKISTEMAKRKANENTAEGAIYKQAIDTCVNYKDEVERTFPKLNRFLTGYDLAHVYDGHHIDIGRLITGAEGSLAFVTEAVLTLDKISPVKALINISYRSFDAALRHAPQLVEANATSVETIDSTVLNFAKTDIIWHDIQHLITDVPDEELLGLNLVEYNASSIEVMKGHIDSLEAAIEDAIKQGEGNISGYRITYDKADIQRIYAMRKKAVGLLGKVKGEQKPIAFAEDTAVPPEHLADFIAEFRALLDSHNLNYGMFGHVDAGVLHVRPALDLADPEQETLMHNLSDKVVKLVSKYGGLMWGEHGKGFRSEYGPEFFGETLFNEMRKIKAAFDPYNQMNPGKICTPLGSKDKLVSVKAVKRASIERIIPVTVKRDLAPAFECNGNGLCFNYEPASPMCPSSKVTSDRRHTPKGRASMLREWARLLSLSGQIDDKNGGGLSYKQFKSNVFSRFKNTVLTKGADFSHEVKAVMDGCLSCKSCTHQCPVNIDVPHFKSIFLSIYYQRYMRPLKDLLVANVETLAPLTAKVPSLYNRLLQHKWVTWFLKKKVGYVDTPLLSYPTLVDRVKSIVGTGDIEQLERLDNSEREKYVAVVQDPFTSFYDAKSVESLIKVISKMGLKPLLVPFTPNGKPAHVKGFLDKFEKQALGTAKRLNKIHELGITMVGADASLVLCYRDEYQKFLKDKRGKFFVHTIDEWLIDALPKSLNADINGSNGCDKNFSLLAHCSEKTAMPDTTARWQRIFQHLSVNLTHKPVGCCGMAGTYGHEASHLESSKALYTLSWAPVFASAQKETLNEVLVTGFSCRSQVARFEGSKPRHPIEVVNEII, encoded by the coding sequence GTGACTCTCCCCGCCCTAAAATCTGATTCAAATTTAGCTATTCAGTACCGCGCATTCATTGAAAACCTAAGAGCGAGTGAATTTACCGGGGATATTGAAACTAGCTATAGTGCCCGCGTAGCGCAAGCCACTGACAATTCCGTTTATTATAAGCTGCCCCAAGCCGTAATTTACCCTACAAGTAACGAAGACTGTCAGCTTATCGGGCAATTAGCGGCTAAGTATCCTGACGTGTCTTTTACTCCTCGGGGCGGAGGCACAGGTACCAACGGACAAAGCCTCACCGATGGTATTGTGGTAGATATTCGTCGCTATCTAAATAAAGTGATTGAGCTAAATGTGGAAGACGGCTGGGTGAGAGTACAAACAGGGATAGTTAAGGACTCCCTTAACGATGTTTTACGCCCCCATGGCCTATTTTTTTCACCAGACCTTTCTACTAGCAACCGAGCCACATTAGGCGGAATGATAAGTACTGATGCATCAGGGCAGGGGTCGCTTGTGTACGGTAAGACAAGCGACCACGTTATTGCACTTAAAGCAGTGCTAGTTAACGGTGAGGTCATTGAAACAACCAAAATATCCACAGAAATGGCAAAGCGAAAAGCCAATGAAAATACTGCGGAAGGTGCTATCTACAAACAAGCGATAGATACCTGCGTAAATTATAAGGACGAGGTGGAGCGTACTTTTCCGAAACTAAATCGCTTTTTAACAGGGTATGACTTAGCGCACGTATACGATGGTCACCACATCGATATAGGAAGGTTGATTACAGGCGCTGAGGGGTCTTTGGCGTTTGTCACTGAAGCCGTATTAACACTAGATAAAATATCGCCGGTTAAGGCACTGATAAATATTTCCTACCGCTCATTCGATGCCGCGCTGAGGCATGCTCCGCAATTGGTTGAGGCGAACGCGACGAGTGTGGAAACGATTGATAGTACAGTACTTAACTTTGCCAAAACGGACATAATTTGGCACGACATACAACACTTGATCACAGACGTTCCCGACGAAGAGCTACTTGGTCTAAATCTAGTGGAATATAACGCCAGCTCGATAGAGGTAATGAAGGGCCACATTGATAGCCTTGAAGCCGCTATTGAAGATGCAATAAAACAAGGTGAAGGGAATATTTCAGGTTACAGAATTACTTATGACAAGGCTGATATTCAACGTATTTACGCAATGCGCAAAAAGGCAGTGGGTTTATTAGGTAAGGTTAAAGGTGAACAGAAACCTATCGCTTTTGCTGAAGATACCGCTGTGCCCCCCGAGCATTTAGCTGATTTTATTGCTGAGTTTCGCGCGTTGCTCGACAGTCACAACCTTAACTATGGCATGTTTGGACACGTTGATGCTGGCGTTCTTCATGTAAGGCCTGCCCTTGATTTAGCCGACCCCGAGCAAGAGACGCTTATGCATAATCTTTCAGATAAGGTGGTAAAGCTTGTATCTAAATATGGCGGGCTAATGTGGGGGGAGCACGGCAAAGGCTTTCGTAGCGAGTATGGTCCCGAGTTTTTCGGTGAAACGCTGTTTAATGAAATGCGCAAAATAAAAGCGGCGTTCGACCCTTATAACCAAATGAACCCTGGAAAAATTTGTACGCCGTTGGGCAGTAAAGATAAGTTAGTTTCCGTTAAAGCGGTCAAAAGGGCGAGTATCGAGCGGATTATTCCTGTAACGGTTAAACGCGACCTTGCGCCAGCTTTCGAATGCAATGGAAATGGTCTTTGCTTTAACTACGAACCAGCGTCCCCCATGTGCCCTTCGAGTAAAGTAACGTCAGACCGACGTCACACGCCAAAGGGCAGGGCGAGTATGTTAAGGGAGTGGGCGCGACTGCTATCGTTAAGCGGACAAATAGACGACAAGAATGGTGGTGGATTATCCTACAAACAATTTAAAAGTAACGTTTTCTCTCGTTTTAAGAACACGGTATTGACTAAGGGTGCTGATTTTTCTCATGAAGTTAAAGCCGTGATGGACGGCTGTTTATCGTGTAAGTCCTGCACTCACCAGTGCCCTGTAAATATTGATGTTCCTCACTTCAAATCCATCTTTTTATCTATTTACTACCAGCGTTATATGCGCCCGCTAAAGGATTTACTGGTGGCAAATGTAGAAACGCTTGCGCCCTTAACTGCTAAAGTGCCTAGTCTTTACAACAGGTTACTTCAACACAAGTGGGTAACATGGTTTTTAAAGAAGAAAGTGGGGTATGTAGATACTCCGCTGTTGTCCTACCCAACGCTCGTTGACAGAGTAAAATCAATTGTAGGTACAGGGGATATCGAACAACTAGAACGCCTTGATAACAGTGAGCGGGAAAAATATGTTGCTGTAGTACAAGACCCTTTTACCAGTTTTTATGACGCTAAAAGTGTAGAAAGTCTAATAAAGGTTATTAGTAAAATGGGCCTTAAGCCATTACTTGTGCCCTTTACTCCAAACGGTAAGCCCGCCCATGTAAAAGGCTTTCTAGACAAATTTGAAAAACAAGCATTAGGTACGGCAAAGCGGCTAAATAAAATACATGAGTTAGGTATTACTATGGTTGGAGCCGACGCATCGTTAGTGTTGTGCTATCGCGACGAGTACCAAAAATTCTTAAAAGATAAGCGCGGAAAGTTTTTCGTTCATACCATTGATGAATGGTTGATAGATGCGTTGCCAAAAAGTTTAAACGCAGATATTAACGGTAGTAACGGGTGTGATAAGAATTTCTCTCTGCTTGCCCACTGCAGCGAGAAAACCGCCATGCCGGATACCACAGCGCGTTGGCAACGCATATTTCAGCATCTAAGTGTGAACCTTACTCACAAGCCTGTTGGCTGCTGCGGTATGGCAGGAACCT